One Brevibacillus choshinensis genomic window carries:
- a CDS encoding cytochrome ubiquinol oxidase subunit I — protein sequence MTRAAFGTTMAFHIIFATLGVGLPLMILLVELLFWRTKDRDYETMAKRWTKAQAILLGVAIPSGTISGVQLSLLWPGFMEVVGKVISLPFQIEIFAFFLEALFMSIYVYAAHRLSPAMRLLSVFMVLVGATASAILITNVHAFEGTPAGFRISNGEIVDVDPWAAFFNPSFFVTAGHVTVSAYMTGAFAIAGVAAWKLLRSEKGGRVYRYHQKALLLGLIVGGSFSLLTALNGHESAQLLHEYQPEKLAAAEGLFETQAYAPLAIGGFTDRETKEVKYAIEIPWALSFLAANRFDEVVVGLNDYPEELWPPLYIHTLFNGMVGIGSLLIVVGFLGFAWKKLLRRSEFPRWVLWIFVASGPLALLGIEFGWIFACTGRQPWVIYRVMKTVDAATAAAGVSTFFWIFLAVYLFLAIVTLLVFRSYFGRHPLELDPHDQPRERTAE from the coding sequence ATGACGAGAGCCGCCTTTGGGACAACCATGGCCTTTCATATTATTTTTGCCACTCTCGGTGTGGGACTTCCTCTCATGATCCTGCTTGTCGAGCTGCTCTTTTGGCGCACCAAAGACCGCGATTACGAGACTATGGCGAAACGCTGGACAAAAGCGCAAGCGATCCTGCTCGGCGTCGCCATTCCCTCGGGCACCATCTCCGGGGTGCAGCTCTCCCTTCTGTGGCCAGGCTTTATGGAGGTCGTGGGAAAAGTCATCTCGCTGCCCTTTCAAATCGAGATTTTCGCTTTTTTCCTCGAGGCCTTGTTTATGTCCATTTACGTGTACGCAGCTCATCGCCTCTCCCCCGCGATGCGCCTGCTCAGCGTGTTTATGGTGCTGGTGGGAGCCACGGCATCTGCCATTTTGATTACCAATGTCCACGCTTTTGAAGGCACTCCGGCGGGCTTTCGCATCAGCAACGGAGAGATCGTCGATGTTGACCCGTGGGCTGCCTTTTTCAACCCCAGCTTTTTTGTCACCGCTGGCCATGTCACCGTCTCGGCGTATATGACGGGAGCATTTGCGATCGCGGGTGTGGCGGCGTGGAAGTTGCTGCGTTCGGAAAAAGGTGGCCGAGTCTACCGGTACCATCAAAAAGCCTTGCTGCTCGGGTTGATCGTCGGTGGTTCTTTCTCTCTCCTGACAGCGTTGAACGGCCATGAATCCGCTCAGCTCTTGCACGAGTATCAGCCGGAGAAGCTCGCCGCCGCAGAAGGCTTGTTTGAGACACAAGCGTACGCACCGCTAGCCATAGGAGGCTTTACCGATCGGGAGACAAAGGAAGTCAAGTACGCCATCGAAATTCCATGGGCTCTGAGCTTTTTGGCGGCAAACCGGTTTGATGAAGTCGTCGTCGGCTTGAATGACTACCCTGAAGAGCTGTGGCCGCCGCTCTACATCCATACGCTTTTCAACGGGATGGTCGGCATCGGGAGCCTGTTGATCGTGGTCGGCTTCCTCGGATTTGCCTGGAAGAAGCTGCTGAGGCGCTCCGAGTTTCCCCGCTGGGTGCTCTGGATATTTGTCGCCAGCGGTCCGCTCGCACTGCTAGGAATTGAATTCGGCTGGATATTTGCCTGCACAGGACGCCAGCCGTGGGTCATTTACCGCGTCATGAAAACGGTCGACGCTGCCACTGCGGCTGCCGGAGTTTCCACGTTTTTCTGGATCTTTTTGGCCGTCTATCTATTTTTGGCGATTGTCACGCTGCTCGTCTTTCGCAGCTATTTCGGCCGGCATCCTCTCGAGCTGGACCCCCATGACCAGCCACGAGAGCGTACGGCTGAGTAA
- a CDS encoding amino acid ABC transporter ATP-binding protein, protein MISFHQVNKHYGSFHVLKNINLHINQGEVVVVIGPSGSGKSTMVRCINRLETITSGELVVDNVKVNDKDTDINKLRRDIGMVFQHFNLYPHKTVLQNITLAPTKVLGIPEKEAIETAMYYLEKVGIPEKAEKYPLQLSGGQQQRVAIARGLAMKPKIMLFDEPTSALDPETIGEVLDVMKRLAQEGMTMVVVTHEMGFAREVADRIVFMDQGQILEESTPEQFFASPREERARLFLSRILNH, encoded by the coding sequence TTGATCAGTTTTCATCAAGTGAACAAACATTACGGAAGCTTCCATGTCTTGAAGAACATTAACCTGCACATCAACCAGGGCGAAGTCGTCGTTGTGATCGGGCCTTCCGGTTCGGGGAAGAGCACGATGGTTCGGTGTATCAATCGATTGGAAACGATTACAAGCGGCGAGCTGGTAGTCGACAATGTGAAGGTAAACGACAAGGACACGGACATCAACAAGCTGCGGCGCGATATCGGCATGGTCTTCCAGCATTTCAACCTGTATCCGCACAAAACCGTGCTGCAGAACATCACGCTGGCTCCCACCAAAGTGCTGGGCATTCCGGAAAAGGAAGCGATCGAGACAGCGATGTACTACTTGGAAAAAGTGGGTATTCCTGAAAAGGCTGAAAAATACCCGTTGCAATTATCGGGAGGACAGCAGCAGCGCGTGGCGATTGCCCGCGGGTTGGCGATGAAGCCGAAAATCATGCTGTTTGACGAACCAACCTCAGCGCTCGATCCGGAGACGATCGGCGAAGTGCTGGATGTCATGAAACGCTTGGCGCAGGAAGGCATGACGATGGTGGTCGTTACCCACGAGATGGGCTTTGCCCGTGAAGTAGCGGACCGCATCGTATTCATGGACCAAGGACAGATCCTGGAAGAGTCCACTCCTGAACAATTTTTCGCCAGTCCTCGTGAAGAGCGGGCACGTCTGTTCTTGAGCCGCATTTTGAATCACTAG
- a CDS encoding amino acid ABC transporter permease, giving the protein MDFIGAYAPSHLTFLLEGFWVTLQVAFLSIVLSFVVATIVGVLRYARIPVVSQVLTTIVELVRNLPLLLIIFFTYFALPEVGIKLDKFYAAIMALVIFESAMISEIVRSGLNSIEKGQIEAARSSGLTYMQTLWHVVLPQALRRMVPPMVSQFISLLKDTSLAVVIALPELMNHAQIINGRNVNYVIPTFLLVAVMYFVVNYALSIISKRLENKHA; this is encoded by the coding sequence ATGGACTTTATCGGCGCATACGCTCCCAGTCATCTTACCTTCCTGCTTGAAGGTTTTTGGGTCACATTGCAAGTGGCTTTCCTGTCCATCGTTCTCAGCTTTGTGGTCGCGACCATCGTTGGCGTCCTGCGTTATGCACGCATTCCCGTGGTGTCACAGGTACTTACCACGATTGTGGAGCTGGTTCGCAATCTGCCCCTTCTGCTGATCATTTTCTTCACTTACTTCGCATTGCCGGAGGTAGGGATCAAGCTGGATAAGTTTTATGCGGCTATTATGGCACTGGTCATTTTTGAATCGGCCATGATTTCCGAGATCGTCCGCAGTGGTCTGAACTCGATCGAGAAGGGACAGATCGAAGCGGCCCGTTCCTCTGGGCTTACCTACATGCAAACACTCTGGCACGTCGTGCTGCCGCAAGCGCTTCGCCGTATGGTGCCGCCGATGGTGAGCCAATTCATTTCGCTATTGAAGGATACGTCGCTGGCAGTCGTGATTGCCCTGCCAGAGCTGATGAACCACGCTCAGATCATCAACGGCCGGAACGTGAACTACGTCATTCCGACATTCCTCCTGGTGGCTGTCATGTATTTTGTGGTGAACTATGCACTTTCCATCATCTCAAAGCGTTTGGAAAATAAGCACGCCTAA
- a CDS encoding cytochrome d ubiquinol oxidase subunit II, translating to MTDTIIAITLLWIFVVIYSVAASFDFGAGFWSMIYLNREKTKATSIANRYLSPSWEVVNVFIVLIVVALVTFFPGATYTLGSVLLIPGSLVLLLMLIRSAFMVFSHLIHKYDKTLSIVSGITGILVPALLISVLPVTQGGFIQATDGIEHLDWSLFFTSPHVYAYIGLAVSSTLLLSSLLLADYSYVAGAHQAYSVYRRDATLLGPITLLMAVLTVVTMQIEATWLYDRILAYMPWLIASVLFFFVGYIAVLLPPERRLIFHMPRLAVVAVTIQYLLASYAYGAARLPYIVYPHVTIESSFTHPDTFHALFICYLVGFAILVPGFIYFWRLFMKDEQYVRQK from the coding sequence ATGACCGATACCATCATTGCCATTACCCTGCTGTGGATCTTCGTCGTGATTTACTCCGTGGCCGCCTCTTTTGACTTTGGGGCAGGCTTTTGGTCCATGATCTACCTGAACCGCGAAAAGACCAAAGCCACGTCCATCGCCAACCGTTACCTTTCCCCTTCGTGGGAAGTCGTCAACGTCTTCATTGTGCTGATAGTCGTCGCGCTGGTCACCTTTTTTCCCGGAGCCACCTACACACTCGGGTCCGTGCTGCTGATCCCCGGCAGTCTCGTCCTGCTGCTGATGCTGATCCGCAGCGCATTCATGGTTTTCTCTCACCTGATCCACAAGTACGACAAAACCCTTAGCATCGTCTCGGGCATCACGGGCATATTGGTGCCCGCGTTGCTGATCAGCGTCCTGCCTGTCACTCAGGGCGGCTTTATTCAAGCCACGGACGGCATCGAGCATCTGGACTGGTCGCTCTTCTTTACCAGCCCGCACGTATATGCCTACATAGGGCTAGCCGTCAGCAGCACGCTGCTGCTCTCCTCCCTTTTGCTCGCGGACTACTCCTACGTGGCAGGTGCACACCAGGCGTATTCCGTTTACCGGAGGGATGCGACCTTGCTCGGGCCCATCACCCTGCTCATGGCGGTCTTGACGGTCGTGACCATGCAGATCGAAGCGACGTGGCTGTACGACCGCATCCTCGCCTATATGCCTTGGCTCATCGCATCCGTGCTCTTTTTCTTTGTCGGCTATATCGCGGTGCTACTCCCTCCTGAGCGGCGCTTGATCTTCCATATGCCCCGTTTGGCAGTCGTTGCCGTCACGATCCAATACTTGCTCGCCAGCTATGCCTACGGGGCGGCGCGCCTCCCGTACATCGTCTATCCACATGTCACGATCGAGTCGAGCTTTACGCATCCCGATACCTTCCACGCCCTGTTTATTTGCTATCTGGTCGGCTTTGCTATTCTGGTCCCGGGATTTATTTACTTCTGGCGGCTCTTCATGAAGGACGAGCAGTATGTTCGGCAGAAATGA
- a CDS encoding acetyl-CoA hydrolase/transferase family protein — MWERLRDKRMAEKIVTAEEAASWIENGMTIGLSGFTRAGDSKVVPVTLAERAKNEKEPFGVNVYTGASMGADVDSIMAEAGIVLKRLPFQADATMRKKINDGSIMFVDQHLSHTAELIRSGALPAIDYAIVEAVAITEDGMLIPSTSVGNSNIFVEQAKHVIIELNLAQTDALEGIHDIYTPAGQGEREPIPLVAVDQRIGTLGIPVDPEKVRGIVVTNISDSPSSIVKPDEETAQIAAHLIEFLRQEVKEGRLPQNLAPLQSGIGSVANAVFNGFLDSEFTDLTVYSEVLQDAVFDLLDAGKIAFASGCSITLTDEKMKHVTENFANYRDKLLLRPQEITNHPEIIRRLGLIAINTAIEVDIYGNVNSTNVSGTKMMNGIGGSGDFARNSRLGIFVTKSIAKGGNISSVVPFASHVDHTEHDVDIIVTEQGLADLRGLAPRERALKIIDNCAHPMYRGQLRAYYEEALTRGGHTPHVLEKAFSWHVRYAEEGTMLEKQPALAR, encoded by the coding sequence ATGTGGGAGCGCTTACGCGATAAACGAATGGCAGAAAAAATCGTGACAGCAGAGGAAGCTGCAAGCTGGATCGAAAATGGCATGACGATCGGGCTAAGTGGCTTTACGCGAGCTGGGGATTCCAAAGTCGTGCCGGTCACGCTGGCAGAACGGGCAAAAAATGAAAAAGAACCTTTCGGGGTGAACGTATATACAGGAGCTTCCATGGGAGCAGATGTGGATTCGATCATGGCAGAAGCGGGGATTGTCCTGAAACGACTGCCATTCCAAGCCGATGCGACCATGCGCAAAAAAATCAATGACGGCAGCATCATGTTTGTAGACCAGCATTTGTCGCATACTGCTGAGCTGATTCGGAGCGGTGCTCTGCCAGCGATTGATTATGCCATTGTGGAAGCGGTTGCAATCACGGAGGATGGAATGCTCATCCCGTCCACATCTGTGGGCAACTCCAACATCTTCGTCGAGCAAGCCAAACACGTGATCATTGAACTGAATCTGGCGCAGACAGATGCACTCGAAGGCATTCATGATATTTACACCCCAGCGGGGCAAGGGGAGCGGGAACCGATTCCACTCGTGGCGGTCGATCAACGGATCGGGACTTTGGGTATTCCTGTGGACCCTGAAAAGGTAAGAGGAATTGTCGTAACCAATATTTCCGATTCTCCTTCCTCCATCGTCAAACCGGATGAAGAGACAGCTCAAATCGCAGCGCACCTGATCGAGTTTTTGCGTCAGGAAGTGAAAGAAGGCCGCTTGCCGCAAAACCTCGCTCCGCTGCAATCCGGAATCGGGTCGGTTGCCAATGCGGTGTTCAACGGATTTTTGGACTCGGAGTTCACCGATCTGACCGTATACTCGGAAGTGCTCCAGGACGCAGTATTTGATCTGCTCGATGCCGGGAAAATCGCTTTTGCCTCTGGCTGTTCGATTACGCTGACAGATGAGAAGATGAAGCACGTGACGGAAAACTTCGCCAACTATCGCGACAAGCTCCTCCTTCGTCCACAGGAGATCACGAACCATCCGGAGATTATCCGTCGTCTGGGGCTGATTGCGATCAATACCGCGATCGAGGTCGACATCTACGGAAATGTAAACTCCACCAACGTATCCGGTACGAAAATGATGAACGGTATCGGCGGATCGGGTGATTTTGCCCGTAATTCGCGTCTGGGGATTTTCGTCACCAAGTCCATCGCAAAAGGCGGGAACATCTCCAGCGTCGTACCATTCGCATCCCACGTGGATCATACCGAGCATGACGTGGACATCATCGTGACCGAGCAAGGACTTGCTGACCTGCGTGGGTTGGCTCCACGCGAACGGGCACTGAAAATCATCGATAACTGCGCACATCCGATGTATCGCGGTCAGCTGCGTGCTTATTACGAGGAAGCACTCACTCGCGGCGGCCATACACCGCATGTATTGGAAAAGGCGTTCTCCTGGCACGTGCGCTATGCCGAGGAAGGAACCATGCTGGAAAAACAACCGGCTTTGGCTCGATAA
- a CDS encoding transporter substrate-binding domain-containing protein — MKKSVWKKVTGLGLVLMLGASVLAGCGAGKTSEGANQGGQAASGAAASTVAKIKERGKFVVGVKYDLNLFGLKDPASGNVEGFDIDIAKAIAKKVLGDENKIELKEVTSKTRIPMLKNGEIDAIIATMTITEERKKEVDFSDIYFMAGQSLLVKKDSPINGLKDLQKGMKVLTAKGSTSAKNIREKAPDAEVLEFENYAEAFTALKAGQGDALTTDNALLYGMAKQDPNYRVTEETFTEEPYGIAISKGDAEFVKTVNDLLKEMKDNGEYDKIYEKWIGEKPKK, encoded by the coding sequence ATGAAAAAAAGCGTTTGGAAGAAAGTAACGGGCTTGGGCCTGGTATTGATGCTCGGCGCAAGCGTTTTGGCAGGCTGTGGCGCGGGCAAGACCTCCGAGGGTGCAAACCAGGGCGGACAGGCAGCTTCTGGAGCAGCAGCTAGCACCGTGGCGAAAATCAAAGAAAGAGGCAAGTTCGTTGTTGGCGTGAAGTATGATCTGAACCTGTTTGGCTTGAAAGACCCTGCTTCCGGAAACGTAGAAGGCTTCGACATCGACATCGCCAAAGCAATCGCCAAAAAAGTACTGGGCGATGAAAACAAAATCGAGCTGAAGGAAGTCACTTCCAAAACGCGGATTCCGATGCTCAAAAACGGTGAGATTGATGCCATCATCGCTACAATGACCATCACGGAAGAGCGGAAAAAGGAAGTGGATTTCTCGGATATCTATTTCATGGCGGGTCAATCCCTTTTGGTGAAAAAGGACAGCCCGATCAACGGACTCAAAGATTTGCAAAAAGGCATGAAGGTTTTGACTGCCAAGGGCTCCACTTCTGCGAAAAACATTCGTGAAAAAGCGCCAGACGCAGAAGTGCTGGAATTTGAAAACTACGCGGAAGCCTTCACTGCACTGAAAGCGGGACAAGGCGACGCACTGACCACCGATAACGCACTCTTGTACGGCATGGCCAAGCAAGATCCGAATTATCGCGTAACCGAAGAGACCTTTACCGAGGAGCCTTACGGAATCGCGATCAGCAAAGGCGATGCGGAATTCGTGAAGACGGTGAACGATTTGTTGAAAGAAATGAAGGACAATGGTGAATACGACAAGATCTACGAAAAATGGATCGGCGAAAAACCGAAAAAGTAA
- a CDS encoding sigma 54-interacting transcriptional regulator, translating into MENTIVLIAKGTDTLEFLLQELKAYFEPYCRVIGFASHQYIPDLHEAAHVFLTTKSPELFTIARQAVADAVPITVLNRYFELRKLKALMQIPPGTTVPVMNNSPVTAQEVIENLKEANVDHLNYIPFHPDCTFDDPSLQYAVIMSIPDVPPPPHLELIDLGFRKIHIHDLIDVGRKVGVPVEWERNYLSAFIAEMSELSKLLGTSYAEVQKLNSQLQSTFQAVRDPVIACNQEGQITFINDVAIELFCPHADSVVGQPYTVLMEHSFLTPFFEHVGQEDTLVTLAHKQFIVSSQSIRRRHERLGFVCTLKDVTELQRLRTQLVQRGHTATYSFADIKGKSGPIQKAMEISKKMAKNNQTILLLGENGTGKELFAHAIHQHSLRKNGPFVAINCASLPENLLESELFGYEEGAFTGARKGGKPGLFEQADGGTIFLDEIGDISSAIQVKLLRVLQEKQVIRVGGTGILSVDCRVIAATNRDLEAAVEQGQFREDLFYRLAVLPIEIPSLRERISDLPLLIEDHLTSQGVRKTWSADVMELLISHDWPGNIRELKNVVDYALAVSEKPVITIDDLPKRLTDRLAQKSLGAASAFRGTDERDVDLLLCLYQFYVTNRPVGRYQLAHAPALRSKGWTESALRGKLKQLEERGLVRSGTTRQGTTITPDGIDMLRSLDRI; encoded by the coding sequence ATGGAAAACACCATTGTCTTGATTGCCAAAGGCACGGATACCCTTGAGTTTTTGCTCCAGGAATTAAAAGCGTACTTCGAACCCTACTGTCGCGTCATCGGGTTTGCGAGTCACCAGTACATCCCCGATCTGCACGAGGCCGCTCATGTTTTTCTCACGACAAAGTCGCCGGAACTCTTCACCATCGCTCGGCAGGCAGTGGCAGACGCGGTTCCCATCACGGTCCTGAACCGCTACTTTGAGCTGCGAAAACTCAAAGCATTGATGCAGATTCCACCTGGCACGACGGTTCCCGTCATGAACAACTCTCCCGTCACCGCCCAGGAGGTCATCGAAAACCTGAAGGAAGCAAACGTCGATCATCTGAACTATATTCCGTTTCATCCCGACTGTACATTTGATGACCCCAGCCTTCAGTACGCTGTCATCATGAGCATCCCGGATGTTCCGCCGCCTCCCCATTTGGAGCTGATTGATCTGGGATTCCGCAAAATCCACATTCACGACCTGATTGATGTAGGGCGCAAGGTAGGAGTACCCGTCGAATGGGAACGCAACTATTTGTCTGCTTTTATTGCGGAAATGTCCGAGCTGTCCAAGCTGCTGGGAACTTCTTATGCCGAAGTCCAAAAGCTCAACAGCCAGCTCCAGTCCACATTCCAGGCAGTCCGCGATCCCGTCATTGCCTGCAATCAGGAAGGGCAAATCACCTTTATCAACGATGTCGCGATCGAGCTGTTCTGCCCTCACGCCGACTCTGTCGTCGGTCAGCCTTATACCGTCCTGATGGAGCACAGCTTCCTTACGCCGTTTTTCGAGCACGTGGGACAGGAGGATACATTGGTCACACTGGCGCACAAGCAATTTATCGTCAGCAGTCAAAGCATTCGACGCCGTCACGAGCGACTCGGTTTTGTCTGCACCCTGAAGGACGTGACCGAGCTCCAAAGGCTGAGGACGCAGCTCGTGCAGCGCGGGCATACCGCCACTTACAGCTTTGCGGATATTAAAGGAAAGAGCGGGCCGATCCAGAAAGCGATGGAAATCAGCAAAAAGATGGCAAAGAACAATCAGACCATCCTGCTTCTCGGTGAAAACGGAACGGGAAAGGAGCTTTTTGCTCATGCCATTCACCAGCATTCCTTGCGCAAGAACGGCCCCTTTGTCGCCATCAACTGTGCGTCCTTGCCGGAAAATCTGCTGGAGAGCGAGCTGTTTGGCTACGAGGAAGGCGCATTCACAGGTGCGCGCAAAGGCGGAAAGCCCGGTCTGTTTGAGCAGGCAGATGGAGGCACGATTTTTCTCGATGAGATCGGGGATATTTCTTCCGCCATTCAGGTCAAGCTGCTGCGTGTTCTGCAGGAAAAGCAGGTGATCCGAGTGGGCGGAACAGGCATCTTGTCCGTAGATTGCCGCGTCATTGCTGCCACCAATCGCGATCTCGAAGCCGCTGTGGAGCAAGGGCAATTTCGCGAGGATTTGTTTTATCGACTGGCGGTGCTGCCTATCGAAATCCCTTCTTTGCGCGAGCGCATCAGCGACCTACCGCTTTTGATCGAGGATCATTTGACCAGCCAAGGCGTTCGCAAAACCTGGTCTGCTGACGTCATGGAGCTGCTCATTAGCCATGATTGGCCCGGGAATATCCGTGAGCTGAAAAATGTCGTGGACTACGCTCTGGCCGTATCAGAAAAGCCGGTCATCACCATCGATGATTTGCCCAAGCGTTTAACCGATCGCCTCGCACAGAAGTCCCTGGGAGCAGCCTCCGCTTTTCGTGGAACCGACGAGAGAGACGTCGATCTGCTCTTGTGCCTGTACCAATTCTATGTGACCAACAGACCAGTCGGACGTTACCAGCTCGCCCATGCTCCCGCCCTGCGCTCTAAGGGGTGGACGGAAAGCGCGCTGCGAGGCAAGCTAAAGCAGCTGGAGGAGAGAGGCTTGGTCCGCTCCGGAACGACCCGGCAAGGCACGACGATCACACCGGACGGGATCGACATGCTCCGCAGCCTTGACCGGATCTGA
- a CDS encoding amino acid ABC transporter permease encodes MIDMSILFDHWDMFLQGFGNTLKASLLALIGSFLLGTLMAVFRIAPVRPLNWLGTAYVEFIRNIPLILVVFIFFVGLPAIGIRLESFVAGTLGLTVYTAAFIAETIRAGIQAVPKGQTEAARSSGLTYVQTMRYVILPQAIKIVIPPMGNQFINLVKNSSVLGVIAGLDLMYFGDLISADTFVTFDVYIFVAIFYLILTLPLSLLVGYLERRLARAR; translated from the coding sequence ATGATTGATATGTCCATCCTGTTTGATCACTGGGATATGTTTCTCCAAGGATTCGGCAACACGCTGAAGGCCAGCTTGCTTGCACTCATTGGGAGTTTTCTGTTAGGTACGCTCATGGCCGTGTTCCGGATTGCGCCCGTGCGCCCTCTCAACTGGCTGGGGACAGCGTATGTGGAATTCATCCGCAACATCCCGTTAATTCTCGTCGTTTTCATATTCTTTGTCGGGCTTCCTGCCATTGGTATCCGCTTGGAATCATTTGTTGCCGGGACTCTGGGGCTAACCGTTTACACGGCAGCTTTCATCGCGGAGACGATTCGTGCGGGAATTCAGGCTGTACCCAAAGGACAAACGGAGGCAGCTCGTTCATCAGGGCTTACCTATGTCCAAACCATGCGTTACGTCATTTTGCCGCAAGCGATCAAAATCGTCATTCCGCCCATGGGCAACCAGTTTATCAACCTGGTGAAAAACTCTTCCGTGCTGGGAGTGATTGCAGGTCTCGACCTGATGTATTTCGGCGACCTGATTTCGGCGGATACCTTCGTTACGTTTGACGTGTACATTTTTGTTGCCATTTTTTATTTGATTCTCACTCTTCCGCTGAGTCTGCTCGTAGGATACCTGGAGCGACGCTTGGCGAGAGCAAGATAA
- a CDS encoding LytTR family DNA-binding domain-containing protein, producing MDNTLVPEVLQMIGEVVPDGVSIAISDGSHYLYYQPSAVIDLKIMPGDTVPVGSATYKALQEMGKVGHYVESRIFGVPYYGLSLPLVSHGQVMGCITAIYAPQALPMAAPEPSVSFLIGKDEDGWRPLSLSEIVYISSNDGKTFLHTTTGSYANKFSMSELEGMLPQGKFVRCHRSYFVNVESIGFIHPHFHSTFMLEMKDKQKTRVPVSQTYSSSFRQLLGF from the coding sequence ATGGATAACACATTGGTGCCAGAAGTGCTGCAAATGATCGGGGAAGTCGTGCCAGATGGTGTATCCATCGCCATATCTGACGGTTCGCATTACCTGTACTATCAGCCAAGTGCCGTCATTGATCTGAAAATCATGCCAGGCGATACCGTGCCTGTGGGTTCAGCTACCTATAAAGCGCTGCAAGAGATGGGAAAAGTCGGTCATTATGTGGAGAGCCGGATATTTGGCGTGCCGTATTACGGCCTGTCTCTGCCTCTGGTCAGTCACGGACAAGTCATGGGGTGCATTACGGCGATTTATGCACCGCAAGCTTTGCCGATGGCAGCCCCGGAGCCTAGCGTTTCCTTTTTGATCGGCAAGGATGAAGATGGCTGGCGGCCACTGTCTTTAAGCGAGATTGTGTACATCAGCTCCAACGACGGGAAGACCTTTTTGCACACGACGACAGGCTCGTATGCGAATAAGTTTTCCATGTCTGAACTCGAAGGAATGCTGCCTCAGGGCAAGTTTGTTCGCTGCCACCGTTCTTACTTTGTGAATGTGGAATCGATCGGATTCATTCATCCTCATTTTCACTCTACGTTTATGCTGGAAATGAAGGACAAGCAAAAAACAAGAGTACCCGTCAGTCAAACGTATTCCAGCTCGTTTCGGCAATTATTGGGTTTTTAA
- a CDS encoding sensor histidine kinase produces MRERLVVLLIIMLATAFFGEMKVNPLGGSFRFSLGIAAFFFGLLWFQSVPVLLTGFLTGTFILGFRIGLDQIIGQAGWLESLQVHMPSAFYYFSFSLLIHFIHARRYLESPLLLGLIGASVDFASNMVELQVRHLFNHFPPISWESVFMLLFFGVLRSFFAVGLYNSFSIRQVRAVGEVRQQELEKLRMINTELYEEAFYLRKSMSHMEEITRESYQLYTRLLSSENTESSTALLIAENVHEVKKDSQRMLAGLSKLINQEGLDSQLSITELCGLVMRANRKYAEMMGKDIEFSLRCDVNLCTSQIYALLSVLNNLVANAVEAIYSTGWIELVVKLDKRNILFHVVDSGPGIPSEEREWVFKPGYTTKFDQHGNASTGIGLTHARGIVHSLQGSLQIMNDWGPTTHFAVSLPTDQLLRKEGV; encoded by the coding sequence ATGAGAGAGCGTTTGGTGGTACTCCTCATCATCATGCTGGCAACCGCCTTCTTCGGGGAAATGAAGGTAAACCCTCTAGGGGGCTCTTTTCGTTTTTCACTGGGGATTGCCGCTTTCTTTTTTGGGTTGTTATGGTTTCAATCAGTGCCTGTGCTGCTGACTGGTTTTCTGACCGGGACGTTTATTCTCGGATTTCGGATTGGACTCGATCAAATCATCGGCCAAGCGGGATGGCTGGAAAGTCTGCAGGTCCATATGCCGTCTGCTTTCTATTACTTCAGCTTTTCTTTGCTCATTCATTTCATCCATGCGAGGCGGTATCTGGAGTCACCGTTGCTGCTTGGACTGATTGGAGCTTCGGTCGATTTTGCATCCAATATGGTGGAGCTGCAGGTGCGACATTTATTCAATCATTTTCCTCCCATCAGCTGGGAGAGCGTCTTCATGCTTCTCTTTTTTGGGGTCTTGCGCAGTTTTTTTGCCGTGGGTCTGTACAACAGCTTTTCGATTCGTCAGGTCCGGGCTGTAGGAGAAGTGCGCCAACAAGAGTTGGAAAAGCTGCGGATGATCAACACAGAGCTTTACGAGGAAGCATTCTACCTGCGAAAATCCATGTCTCATATGGAGGAAATCACGCGGGAGAGCTACCAGCTCTATACACGACTTCTCTCATCAGAAAATACAGAATCGTCAACGGCACTTCTGATCGCGGAAAATGTCCACGAGGTGAAAAAGGATTCTCAGCGTATGCTGGCGGGCTTGTCCAAGCTGATCAATCAGGAAGGACTGGATTCGCAGCTTTCCATCACGGAGCTGTGCGGACTGGTGATGAGAGCGAATCGAAAATATGCCGAAATGATGGGGAAAGATATCGAATTTTCTTTGAGGTGCGACGTAAATTTATGTACGAGCCAAATTTATGCACTGCTATCCGTATTGAACAATTTGGTGGCGAACGCGGTTGAGGCGATTTATTCCACCGGCTGGATTGAGCTTGTGGTGAAGCTGGATAAACGAAATATTCTTTTTCATGTAGTGGACAGTGGGCCAGGGATTCCTAGCGAGGAACGGGAGTGGGTGTTCAAACCAGGGTATACCACCAAGTTTGACCAGCACGGGAATGCCTCTACGGGAATCGGATTGACACATGCCAGAGGGATCGTGCACAGCTTGCAAGGAAGCCTGCAGATTATGAACGACTGGGGACCGACCACTCATTTTGCAGTGAGCCTCCCAACGGATCAACTTTTACGAAAGGAGGGGGTATGA